A genome region from Brassica oleracea var. oleracea cultivar TO1000 chromosome C2, BOL, whole genome shotgun sequence includes the following:
- the LOC106324120 gene encoding uncharacterized protein LOC106324120, producing MLNQAAEAGKFGYHPNCIGVKLTHLSFADDILVFSDGQARSLDGIMEVMDQFASVSGLYINVSKSTVFASGDTSGALGAAVVAKGISVGILPIIYLGFPLTTKTLTKRDYEPLVDKVRSRMLTWSNKSLSFAGRLQLIKSVITSIVNFWSSAFILPVSCLNEIESLYSAFLWSGSPHQSHKAKVAWAELCFPKDEGGLGLRRLRDSATVFSLQLIWRLFTLEGSLWVSWVQHYLLRGSSFWDVKEDHKGSWIRRKLLKLRDLAYPFMKTKILNGNDAFFWFDNWLGQGKIIDITGDAGTIQYGVPRNARVCDAVRDGQWHIRGQRSRHFPALLGLIRDAPVPCAENGLDQMLWRHSRNQFKDHFSASETWHQLRVKRGTVPWSKVVWFAQGIPRYSLITWLAIKNRLSTGDRMRSWGMQQHCTLCGEIDETRDHLFFACTFSYTVLDNIAGRLLGQRMDPEWSDTLLAIQHARFSPLFQILVRMVFQMTIYNVWKERNGRRHQKLWSTAAQITRLIDKTVRNRITSLKYGPSHKYAGLMQRWFTVVP from the coding sequence ATGCTGAATCAAGCTGCGGAGGCTGGGAAGTTTGGCTACCACCCGAACTGTATAGGTGTCAAGCTTACTCATTTGAGCTTTGCAGATGATATCCTCGTCTTCTCCGATGGCCAGGCTCGCTCTTTAGATGGTATAATGGAGGTAATGGATCAATTTGCGAGTGTATCGGGTCTGTACATCAATGTTTCGAAGTCCACAGTCTTCGCATCTGGTGACACCTCAGGCGCCCTTGGAGCTGCTGTTGTAGCTAAGGGGATCAGCGTAGGGATTCTGCCTATAATATATTTGGGATTTCCCTTGACTACAAAGACACTTACAAAGCGTGATTATGAACCATTAGTAGACAAGGTCCGCAGCAGGATGCTCACCTGGTCCAACAAAAGTCTCTCTTTCGCTGGGAGGCTGCAGCTGATCAAATCAGTTATTACAAGCATAGTCAACTTCTGGAGCTCTGCTTTCATCCTCCCTGTTTCTTGCTTGAATGAGATTGAGAGTCTCTATAGCGCGTTTCTCTGGTCTGGTTCTCCACACCAGTCCCATAAAGCAAAGGTTGCTTGGGCAGAACTCTGTTTTCCTAAGGATGAAGGTGGTTTGGGTCTGCGTCGACTTAGAGATTCTGCAACAGTCTTCTCCCTTCAGCTTATTTGGCGTTTGTTTACATTGGAAGGGTCACTGTGGGTTTCTTGGGTTCAACATTATTTGTTACGAGGTAGCTCTTTTTGGGATGTCAAGGAGGACCATAAAGGATCTTGGATACGGAGGAAGCTATTAAAGCTGAGAGATCTTGCTTATCCCTTCATGAAAACAAAAATACTGAATGGAAATGATGCGTTTTTCTGGTTTGATAATTGGCTTGGTCAAGGGAAAATCATTGACATTACAGGAGATGCAGGTACAATACAATATGGAGTCCCTCGTAATGCTCGGGTTTGTGATGCAGTAAGAGATGGACAGTGGCACATTCGAGGGCAGCGTAGCAGGCACTTTCCAGCGCTTCTTGGTCTGATCAGAGACGCACCGGTCCCTTGCGCTGAAAATGGTCTGGATCAAATGTTATGGCGGCATTCAAGAAATCAGTTCAAGGATCATTTTTCTGCATCGGAAACCTGGCACCAACTTCGGGTTAAGCGCGGGACAGTACCTTGGAGCAAGGTTGTGTGGTTTGCTCAGGGGATTCCGAGATATAGTTTAATCACTTGGCTGGCGATAAAAAATAGGCTCTCTACTGGTGACAGGATGCGCAGCTGGGGTATGCAGCAACATTGCACTTTATGTGGGGAAATAGATGAAACTAGGGACCATCTTTTCTTTGCTTGCACATTTAGCTACACTGTATTGGATAACATTGCTGGTCGTTTGCTTGGTCAGAGAATGGATCCTGAATGGTCTGATACATTGCTAGCTATACAGCATGCTCGTTTCTCCCCTCTATTTCAGATATTGGTTCGAATGGTATTCCAGATGACAATCTATAATGTTTGGAAGGAGCGCAATGGGAGAAGGCATCAGAAGCTATGGTCAACTGCAGCTCAGATCACTCGCCTCATTGATAAGACAGTGCGAAATCGAATTACCTCTCTTAAATATGGACCGTCACACAAGTATGCAGGGCTCATGCAAAGATGGTTTACAGTAGTTCCTTAG
- the LOC106324121 gene encoding uncharacterized protein LOC106324121 gives MEVALPGWSSLTNYEHHRLGHIWFCWSNKVVVTKLHMSSQVITCAIQIPETRDKFICSAVYASNCMTERRQLWEELKGTRADYARLDLPWIVLGDFNATLASMKHSRAMDYLTDQTGTREFQYAVADCELADLAYVGAIFTWWNKREGNPIGKKLHRALINDVWLRFYPQSYAKFDAGGVSDHARCLVHISDKRDETRKPLKFFNYLKDHEDFLPTVKNFWDISPLLYHSRCSLSMFHRKLKLLKNDLRALNRNHYGDLPNRTKQAYEHLCYCQNQVLMDPTPISLATEAEASKRWNLLASDIRKEAITHFQRFLQTHQEGEEISETSLQELLTYCCPVSTATGLVAPVSGEEIKSALHALPNDKVSGPDGFTKEFYVAAWPVIGKDFITTVQSFFLFGFLPTGINATILTLIPKSEAAQSMKDYRPIAFCNLLYKVMSNILARRLKEILPEAIEPNQSAFIKGRLLLENVLLASELVNSYHKTTSSSRCAIKFDIAKAFDTVKWSFITSVLKAMNLPDQFIMWIKLVYLQHPSQWQ, from the exons ATGGAGGTTGCTTTGCCTGGATGGAGCTCTCTAACGAACTATGAGCATCACAGATTGGGGCATATCTGGTTCTGTTGGTCTAATAAGGTGGTGGTCACTAAGCTGCACATGAGCTCTCAGGTCATCACATGTGCGATCCAAATTCCAGAAACCAGGGACAAATTTATTTGTTCTGCAGTTTATGCATCTAATTGCATGACTGAGAGAAGGCAGCTTTGGGAGGAACTTAAAGGTACCAGAGCAGATTATGCTCGCCTTGATTTGCCTTGGATCGTTCTTGGTGATTTCAACGCCACTCTCGCTTCAATGAAACATTCTCGTGCAATGGATTACCTAACGGATCAGACTGGTACGAGGGAGTTTCAATATGCTGTAGCAGATTGTGAGCTTGCCGATCTCGCCTATGTTGGAGCTATTTTCACCTGGTGGAACAAAAGAGAGGGTAACCCAATTGGAAAGAAGCTACATAGAGCCTTAATAAATGATGTGTGGCTTCGGTTCTATCCCCAATCCTATGCAAAGTTTGATGCAGGAGGTGTATCTGATCACGCACGATGTCTAGTACATATTTCCGATAAAAGAGATGAAACGAGGAAACCTTTAAAGTTTTTTAACTACCTCAAGGACCATGAGGATTTTCTCCCTACAGTGAAGAATTTCTGGGATATATCTCCCTTATTGTATCACTCCCGCTGTTCCTTATCTATGTTCCATCGAAAGCTGAAGCTGCTAAAGAATGATCTTCGTGCCCTGAACAGAAATCATTATGGGGACTTGCCAAACAGAACTAAGCAGGCGTACGAGCATCTTTGTTATTGTCAGAACCAGGTTCTGATGGATCCAACCCCTATCAGTCTGGCTACTGAGGCTGAAGCTTCAAAGCGATGGAACTTACTTGCTA GTGACATTAGAAAGGAGGCAATCACTCATTTCCAAAGGTTTCTTCAAACCCACCAAGAGGGGGAGGAGATTTCTGAGACGTCTCTGCAAGAGCTGTTGACATACTGTTGTCCAGTTTCCACTGCCACTGGATTGGTGGCACCTGTTAGTGGGGAAGAGATCAAATCTGCTCTACATGCCCTTCCTAACGATAAGGTTTCGGGTCCGGATGGGTTTACTAAAGAATTTTATGTTGCTGCTTGGCCAGTCATTGGGAAGGACTTTATCACGACAGTGCAATCTTTTTTCCTGTTTGGCTTCTTACCTACTGGTATAAATGCCACAATTCTCACGCTTATACCGAAATCTGAAGCAGCTCAGTCTATGAAGGATTATCGTCCTATCGCTTTCTGTAATCTCCTCTACAAGGTAATGTCCAATATCCTAGCTCGAAGGCTCAAAGAAATTCTTCCCGAAGCTATTGAGCCGAACCAGAGTGCCTTCATCAAGGGCCGCCTCCTCCTTGAGAATGTGCTGCTTGCTTCTGAATTGGTGAACAGTTACCACAAGACGACCTCCTCCTCTAGATGTGCTATCAAGTTTGACATCGCGAAGGCTTTCGATACTGTCAAGTGGTCTTTCATTACTTCAGTTCTTAAAGCCATGAACCTGCCAGATCAGTTCATCATGTGGATAAAACTTGTATATCTACAGCATCCTTCTCAGTGGCAGTGA
- the LOC106324122 gene encoding uncharacterized protein LOC106324122: MTLAQYDTPDAFYASRSGINPPPIARREFEIKTGLINLVQQKQFHGLPSENPMHHLARFENICSTSRTNGIPIGTLMCKLFDFSLADKADTWMRSIPFNSYVTWEETKAAFLEHFFPKSMSTHLRNKIANFQQIVSESFHEAWERFREYTTNCPHHGYTDVNLLNIFYNGVCEKYQNAMDTASNGDFMTKTVEEAYLLINNLASSQANRRSDHERSGRGSSSNSQKIDELNAKIEMLLKRDQKAVHFVGDQRNYNQSFNQNFRNQQHLPSYRNNNVENPQDQFYPQQGNNCGNNGFQQKQLYGNFQAHGNESTSQSSQGSEIKQMLQMVLEEQKRSTSEINSKVDNIEDEEAEGSEDETEKKVVENGMINPLPKSVEPESSVKIHASTSSERVYVPRISYPVVPQHLREPINEKTLAGFKKIKKRMPSTTSFEDAWSMYHRNRFFINTRESAEEIKELFIKTMNASSPIKSLLKLEDPGKLVFLCSISGVKFMDSLCDTGSTVSLMSKDIAERLGLKIESPKLTLEFADSSTKSPQGTVKDLAVQVGNCVVPTDFQVVEISNGSNRPLILGRAFLATVGAVTDMPNKRISFVKIDENVFYRADPTNKCTRLASSISVLDQSTHVPISKEDLMEKGQVKEALNKDNHTVHKKSDAKTKKKLKGKRIKGDPHLMLIPHSCSNGIIDYEVKCKGTSKPFSKVRAVLTPEMKEKGMEAVKGFVSKVLKLKVFDGGTCFGASSHAHLD; the protein is encoded by the exons ATGACGTTGGCACAATATGATACTCCTGATGCTTTCTATGCGAGTCGATCTGGCATCAATCCACCTCCTATAGCGAGAAGAGAGTTTGAAATCAAGACTGGTCTCATAAATTTGGTGCAGCAGAAACAGTTTCACGGGCTCCCCTCTGAGAACCCGATGCATCACTTGGCACGTTTTGAAAACATCTGCAGCACCAGTAGGACCAACGGGATACCTATAGGGACCTTGATGTGCAAATTATTCGATTTCTCTTTGGCAGATAAGGCAGATACATGGATGAGATCTATCCCATTTAACTCTTATGTGACTTGGGAAGAGACCAAAGCTGCATTCTTGGAACACTTTTTTCCTAAGTCGATGTCAACTCACCTCAGGAACAAGATTGCAAATTTTCAGCAGATAGTATCAGAAAGCTTTCACGAAGCTTGGGAGCGCTTCAGAGAATACACCACAAACTGTCCACACCATGGTTATACTGATGTCAACCTGCTGAACATCTTTTACAATGGAGTTTGTGAGAAATACCAAAACGCCATGGACACTGCTAGTAATGGCGATTTCATGACCAAGACTGTGGAAGAAGCATATCTTTTGATTAACAACCTTGCATCTAGTCAAGCGAATCGTAGATCAGACCATGAACGCTCTGGGAGAGGTTCAAGCTCTAATTCTCAGAAGATCGATGAGCTGAATGCCAAGATTGAGATGCTGCTGAAGAGAGATCAGAAAGCAGTTCATTTCGTGGGAGATCAGA GAAATTACAACCAGAGCTTCAATCAAAATTTCAGGAACCAGCAGCATTTGCCATCTTACCGGAACAACAATGTGGAAAATCCACAAGATCAATTCTACCCTCAACAAG GGAACAACTGCGGGAACAACGGTTTTCAGCAGAAGCAGCTGTACGGAAACTTCCAGGCTCATGGGAATGAATCTACCTCTCAGTCCTCTCAAGGCAGTGAAATCAAGCAGATGTTACAAATGGTGCTAGAAGAACAGAAGAGAAGCACTTCAGAAATCAACAGCAAGGTCGACAACAT AGAGGATGAGGAGGCTGAAGGATCTGAAGATGAAACTGAAAAGAAGGTTGTTGAGAATGGAATGATCAATCCCCTGCCTAAGTCTGTCGAGCCCGAGAGCAGTGTGAAAATTCATGCTTCTACCTCATCTGAGCGAGTGTATGTACCAAGAATCTCGTATCCTGTTGTGCCACAACATTTGAGAGAACCTATCAACGAGAAGACACTAGCTGGATTCAAGAAAATAAAGAAAAGGATGCCTTCTACCACGTCATTTGAAGATGCTTGGAGCATGTACCATCGAAACCGGTTTTTCATAAACACCAGAGAATCAGCGGAGGAGATCAAGGAATTATTCATCAAAACCATGAATGCATCATCTCCGATAAAGAGTCTCCTCAAGTTAGAAGACCCTGGGAAGTTGGTGTTTTTGTGTTCAATATCAGGAGTCAAGTTCATGGATTCTCTCTGTGATACTGGGTCTACAGTTAGCCTCATGTCCAAAGACATCGCTGAGCGGTTGGGCCTTAAAATAGAATCACCAAAGTTAACTCTGGAATTTGCAGACTCCTCTACCAAGTCTCCGCAAGGTACCGTTAAAGACCTAGCTGTCCAAGTGGGAAACTGCGTTGTTCCTACTGATTTTCAGGTAGTGGAGATAAGCAATGGTTCTAATAGACCGTTGATTCTTGGAAGAGCGTTCTTAGCCACCGTGGGTGCAGTTACGGATATGCCTAACAAGAGAATCTCTTTTGTGAAAATCGATGAGAATGTCTTCTACAGAGCCGATCCCACAAATAAGTGTACACGACTGGCCTCTAGCATCTCTGTACTTGATCAGAGCACTCATGTACCTATTTCTAAAGAGGACCTCATGGAAAAAGGTCAAGTCAAAGAAGCTCTGAATAAAGACAATCACACCGTGCATAAGAAGTCTGATGCAAAAACAAAGAAAAAGCTGAAAGGCAAAAGGATCAAGGGCGATCCTCATCTGATGTTGATACCTCACAGCTGTTCTAATGGTATAATCGATTATGAGGTGAAATGCAAAGGAACCTCAAAGCCTTTTTCGAAAGTCAGAGCTGTTCTCACTCCCGAGATGAAAGAGAAAGGTATGGAAGCTGTGAAAGGTTTTGTGAGCAAGGTGCTGAAGCTCAAAGTGTTTGATGGTGGGACTTGTTTTGGAGCAAGCTCTCATGCTCACCTGGACTGA